A region of the Curtobacterium flaccumfaciens pv. betae genome:
TCGCCACTAATCCACCCAGCAAGCTGGGCATCATCGTTCGACTTGCATGTGTTAAGCACGCCGCCAGCGTTCGTCCTGAGCCAGGATCAAACTCTCCGTAAAAAAATACAGACCCAACACCCGAAGGCATCAGACCGAGTTGATTCTGACTGTTGACTGTCTACTGACAATCTTCAATCCAAAAGGAATTGCTTCATGACCCAGTCAGCAAGCCGACCAGGCACGAGGTCAATCAATAAATTGGCATTGACAATGTGCACGCTGTTGAGTTCTCAAGGACCAGACGCACTTGCTCCTCGGCTCGAGTTCGAGCTTCAGCCACAAGGCTTGTGTTCTTGGCTTGCCACCGGTGGTTCGTCGGACCCGGAGGTCCAGTGGCTCATCCCGAGGGGAGAGAACCGGTGGGCTTGTCATCCTAGGCGTCGAAGCGATTCGGCGCAAGGCCCGATCTGAACTTCAGTGGAGGATGGTCCCGCTTGAGGGCCGACGTGCTCTGGGCTTTCGCTCCAGCCGCTCCGCCGCACCTTTGGGGTGACGAGTAAGAACTATACGCAGCCCTGAGCGAGTGCGCCAAGCCAGCTCCCATCCCGGGCGTGTCGCGTTGTGCAACACACGTCGCCCGGACGCAGCGATGCCCGGTTCCACAGGGGAACCGGGCATCGCAGGGGGTCGAGCAACCGGGGTCAGGCGAGGGTCACGCCGGCGAGGGTCTTCTTGCCACGACGCAGTACGAGCACTCCCCCGGGCAGGGCGAGGTCGGACAGCGGGGCGGCTGGGTCTTCGGCCCTGACGTTGTTCACGTAGACGCCGCCTTGGTCGATCGCACGGCGGGCCTCGCCGAGGGACTTCACGAGTCCGGTCTCCACGAGTGCGCGTGCGACGTCCGCTCCGGAGTCGAGCGTGACCGTGCCCGGCAGCGCGGCGATCGCCGACCGCAGGGTCTCCGGGTCCAGCGCACCGAGCTCGCCGTTGCCGAACAGCGCGGCCGCGGCATCGATCGCCGCCTGGGTCGCCGCCACCCCGTGCACGATCGAGGTGACCTCGAACGCCAGGGTCCGCTGGGCTTCTCGTCGGAAGGGTTCGTCGGCGACGGCCTGCTCGAGTCGTTCGATCTCGGCACGCGTCAGGAACGTGAACTGCCGCAGTCGGGCGATGACGTCGGCGTCCGCCGTGTTGAGCCAGAACTGGTACAGCGCGTAGGGCGAGGTCATCTCGGCATCGAGCCAGATCGCGTTACCCTCGCTCTTGCCGAACTTCGTGCCGTCGGAGTTCGTGATGAGCGGGGTCCCGAGGGCGTGCACCGTGGCACCTTCGGCACGACGGATGAGCTCGGTCCCGGAGGTCAGGTTGCCCCACTGGTCCGAGCCACCGGTCTGCAGCGTGCACCCGTACTGGCGCCAGAGCTCGCGGTAGTCGAGCCCCTGCAGGATCTGGTAGCTGAACTCGGTGTAGCTGATCCCCGCATCGGAGTTCAACCGCGCGGCCACCGCGTCCTTCTTGAGCATCGAGTTGACGCGGAAGTACTTGCCGACGTCACGCAGGAAGTCGATCGCGGACAACGGTGCGGTCCAGTCGAGGTTGTTCACCAGCCGGACGCCGTTGGCGCCGTCCGGACTGAGGAACCGGGACACCTGTGCCTGCAACCGGGACACCCACTCCGCCACGGTCTCCGGCGTGTTCAGCGTGCGTTCGGCCGTGGGACGGGGATCGCCGATGAGACCGGTCGACCCACCCACCAACGCGAGCGGCTTGTGCCCGGCGAGCTGCAGCCGGCGCATGGTCAGGAGCTGCAGCAGGTTGCCGCAGTGCAGCGACGGCGCCGTCGGGTCGAAGCCGCAGTAGTACGTGATCGGCTCACCGTCGAGGGCCTCTTGCAGCGCGGTCTCGTCGGTCGAGACCTGCACCAGACCGCGCCACTGCAGTTCGTCCCACACCGAGTCGAAGGCGGGGTCGTTCTGCTGGCGCGTCAGGACGTCTTGAGCGGTATCACTGGACACTCCGCCATCGTAGCGGCGACGGACGTCCGGCAGGCGCGGCAGCCGGGAGGCCCGGGGCCGGGTTCAGGAGTCGAGGGCGCCCTTGTGCCGTCGGTACGTCGAGACCGTGGGGTCACCCGTCAGCCAGAAGCGCCAGGGGTACCGCACCCCGCCGGCGATGCCGCCGACGCCGGTGCGCGGGCCGCGGGAGATCCGCGGGACCGCAGCGCCCGCGGGCGGACCGGCCAGGGTCTCGGACAGGAGCTCGTCGACCACGTGGGCCGGTCCGGCGGAGGCGAGCCGGGCCTCCAGGCCGGGTGCCAGGGTGAGCACGAACGGACCGGACCCGTCGAGGAGCGACGTGCCGTCGTCCTGCCCGAGGACCGCTCCGAGCGCACCACCGAGGTTGCCGGGACCGCGTGCCAACGCGACGTCCGCGACCGTCGACCCGCGCCGCGCTCGCGCGACGTCCAGTCCCTCGACGACCTCGGCACCGCGCAGCAGCGAGCCCGACGAGGTTCCGGCCGGCCCGCTCACGACGTTGACGCAGGTGTGGATGCCGTACGAGCGGTAGGCGTACAGGGTGCCGGGCGGACCGAAGAGGTGGCGGTTGCGCTCCGTCATCCCCCGGTTTCCGTGTGAGCCGGGGTCGGTGGGGCCGGAGTAGGCCTCGACCTCGGTGATGCGGAGCGTCACGCCGCGCCCCGCGATCGTCGCACCGAGCAGGGCCGGCGCGATGATCGGGGCGGGCTCGGCGAGCAGCGCGGCGATCCCCGGGGTCATCGCGAGAAGGGTGCGCCCTCGGCCAGGTCGCGGACGCGGCGGGTGACGGACGCGAGCTGCTCGGCGACCCGGTCGGGTGCGGTGCCGCCGACGCCGGAGCGCGATGCGACGCTGCCCTCGATGGTCAGGACGGAACGGACGTCGGGCGTGAGGTGCTCGGACACCGACCGGTACTCGTCGTCGGTCGGCTCGTCGAGCTCGATGCTGCGCTCCTCGCAGTACCGAACGAGCGCGCCGGAGACCTCGTGCGCATCCCGGAACGGGACGCCCTGACGGACCAGCCACTCGGCGACGTCCGTCGCGAGCGAGAAGCCCTGCGGCGCGAGCTCGGCCATCCGGTCGGTGTCGAAGGTCAGGGTCGCGATCATGCCGGTGAACGCGGGCAACAGGACCTCGAGCGTGGCGACGGAGTCGAAGACCGGCTCCTTGTCCTCCTGCAGGTCGCGGTTGTACGCCAGCGGCAGTCCCTTGAGGGTCGCGAGGAGCCCGGTCAGGTTGCCGATCAGGCGCCCCGACTTGCCCCGGGCGAGCTCGGCGATGTCCGGGTTCTTCTTCTGCGGCATGATGCTCGAGCCGGTCGAGAACGCGTCGTGGAGCCGGACGAAGCCGAACTCCTTCGTGTTCCAGAGGATGACCTCTTCCGACAGGCGCGAGACGTCGATGCCGATCTGCGCGAGGACGAACGCGAACTCGGCGACGACGTCACGGGCTGCCGTGGCGTCGATCGAGTTGTCCGCCGGACGGTCGAAGCCGAGCTCCGCGGCGATCGCGGCGGGATCGAGGCCGAGGGAACTGCCCGCCAGCGCACCGGCACCGTACGGGCTGACGCTCGCGCGGCCGGCCCAGTCGCGGAGGCGCTCGAGGTCGCGGACGAGCGGCCAGGCGTGCGCGAGCAGGTGGTGGGCCAGGAGCACCGGCTGTGCGTGCTGCAGGTGCGTGCGCCCCGGCATGATCGCGGCCGGGTGCTCGGTCGCCTGCTGGGTGATCGCGTCGACGAGGTCGATGACGAGTCGGCCGATGCGCCGCCCGTGGTCGAGCATGTGCATGCGGCCGAGGGTGGCGATCTGGTCGTTGCGGCTGCGGCCGGCACGGAGCTTGCCGCCGAGCTCGGGACCGAGGTCGGCGATGAGCAGGCGTTCGAGGGCGCCGTGGACGTCCTCGTCGGAGTCGTCGGGCTGCAGTGTGCCGTCGACGTGCGCCGCTTCGAGCCGGTCGAGGCCGGCGAGCATGCGTTCGAGCTCGTCGGCGGTCAGGTAGCCCGCGGTGTGCAGCGCTCGGGCGTGGGCACGGGACCCCGCGATGTCGTAGGGCGCGAGCTGCCAGTCGAAGTGCGTCGACTTCGAGAGCGCGGCGAGGGCCGCACTCGGGCCGTCGGCGAAGCGGCCACCCCAGAGGGCACCGGTGTTGGTGGCGTCGGTCTTCTCGTCGGTCATGTCGTCCTGCGTCGTTTCGTCTGTGGTGCGGCTGTCGGTCAGTTCGCCGCGTCGCGGCGGGCGGAGATCTTGCTGGGCAGTGACCAGAGCTCGATGAAGCCCCTGGACACGGACTGGTCGAACGCGTCGCCGGTGTCCGACGTTGCCAGGTCGAAGTCGTAGAGGCTCTGCTCCGACCGACGGCCCGTCACGGTGGCACGCCCGCCCTGCAGCCGCAACCGGACGTCGCCGGAGACGTGTTGCTGGGTGTGCTCGACGAAGGCGTCGAGGCTGCGCTTGAGTCCGCCGAACCACAGTCCGTCGTAGACCAGGTCGGCCCACTCGGACTCGACGCCGCGTTTGAACCGGGCGACGTCGCGCTCGAGGGTGAGGCTCTCGAGCTCCTCGTGCGCGGCGATGAGCGCGATCGCGGCCGGCGCCTCGTAGACCTCGCGCGACTTGATGCCGACCACCCGGTCCTCGACGACGTCGATCCGCCCGACGCCGTGCTTGCCGGCGACCGCGTTGAGCTCCTGCACCATGCGCAGCACGCTGAAGCGCTGCCCGTCGAGGGCGACCGGGACACCACGGTCGAAGGTGATCGTGACCTCGTCGGCCTGCTGCGGGAGCGCCGGGTCCTGCGTGGTCGCGTAGAGGTCGGCGGCGGGGGCGTTCCACGGGTCCTCGAGGAGCCCGGTCTCGACGGCTCGGCCCCACACGTTCTGGTCGACCGACCACGGCTCCCGCTCCGAGTGCTGGATCGGCAGCCGGTGCTCCTGCGCGTACGCGATGGCGCGGTCGCGGGTCAGGGCGCGGTCCCGCACCGGGGCGACGGTCCGCAGATCCGGTGCGATCGCCGCGACGGCTGACTCGAAGCGGACCTGGTCGTTGCCCTTGCCGGTGGAGCCGTGCGCGACGCTGTCGGCACCGAGTTGCTTCGCCGTCAGCGCGAGGTGCTTCGCGATGAGCGGGCGGCTCAGTGCCGAGACGAGCGGGTACCGCTTCTGGTAGAGCGCGTTGGCCCGGAGCGCCGGCACGATGTACTCGTCGGCGAACTCGTCCTTGGCGTCGACGACGAGTGACTCCACGGCGCCGCAGTCGAGCGCACGCTGCCGGACCGCCCCGAGGTCTTCTCCGCCCTGGCCGACGTCGACCACGAGTGCGACGACGTCCTTGCCGGTGGCGTCGCGCAGCCAGCCGATCCCGACGGAGGTGTCGAGACCGCCGGAGTACGCGAGGACGACGCGGTCAGCCACTGGTGATCGGTCCGTCGGCTAGTCGTTGGCGAGCAGCCAGGCCAACAGCGCCTTCTGGGCGTGCAGACGGTTCTCCGCCTCGTCCCAGATGATGCTGCGCGGGCCGTCGATGACGTCGGCGGTCACTTCGAACCCACGGTCGGCCGGCAGGCAGTGCATGAAGACGGCGTCGTCGGCGGCGTGCGCCATGAGCGCGTCGTCGACGCGGTACCCCGCGAAGGTGTCGAGACGCGACTGCTTCTCGGACTCCTTGCCCATCGACACCCAGGTGTCGGTGACGACCACGTCGGCACCCGCGACCGCGGCCACCGGGTCGGTCACCACGAGGACGGAGCCACCCGTCACGGCGGCGCGTTCCTCGGCGTCGGTGACGACCTGCGCCGACGGGGAGAACTCGGCGGGGGCGGCGACGCGGACGTGCATGCCCGCCGTCGCCCCGGCGAGCAGGTACGACTGCGCCATGTTGCTCGCGCCGTCGCCGATGAACGCCACGGTCTGCCCGGCGAGGGCGCCGCGGTGCTCACGGATGGTGAGCAGGTCGGCGAGGAGCTGGCAGGGGTGGAAGTCGTCGGACAGCGCGTTGACGACGGGGACC
Encoded here:
- the tyrS gene encoding tyrosine--tRNA ligase, encoding MSSDTAQDVLTRQQNDPAFDSVWDELQWRGLVQVSTDETALQEALDGEPITYYCGFDPTAPSLHCGNLLQLLTMRRLQLAGHKPLALVGGSTGLIGDPRPTAERTLNTPETVAEWVSRLQAQVSRFLSPDGANGVRLVNNLDWTAPLSAIDFLRDVGKYFRVNSMLKKDAVAARLNSDAGISYTEFSYQILQGLDYRELWRQYGCTLQTGGSDQWGNLTSGTELIRRAEGATVHALGTPLITNSDGTKFGKSEGNAIWLDAEMTSPYALYQFWLNTADADVIARLRQFTFLTRAEIERLEQAVADEPFRREAQRTLAFEVTSIVHGVAATQAAIDAAAALFGNGELGALDPETLRSAIAALPGTVTLDSGADVARALVETGLVKSLGEARRAIDQGGVYVNNVRAEDPAAPLSDLALPGGVLVLRRGKKTLAGVTLA
- a CDS encoding DNA-3-methyladenine glycosylase; the encoded protein is MTPGIAALLAEPAPIIAPALLGATIAGRGVTLRITEVEAYSGPTDPGSHGNRGMTERNRHLFGPPGTLYAYRSYGIHTCVNVVSGPAGTSSGSLLRGAEVVEGLDVARARRGSTVADVALARGPGNLGGALGAVLGQDDGTSLLDGSGPFVLTLAPGLEARLASAGPAHVVDELLSETLAGPPAGAAVPRISRGPRTGVGGIAGGVRYPWRFWLTGDPTVSTYRRHKGALDS
- the argH gene encoding argininosuccinate lyase, yielding MTDEKTDATNTGALWGGRFADGPSAALAALSKSTHFDWQLAPYDIAGSRAHARALHTAGYLTADELERMLAGLDRLEAAHVDGTLQPDDSDEDVHGALERLLIADLGPELGGKLRAGRSRNDQIATLGRMHMLDHGRRIGRLVIDLVDAITQQATEHPAAIMPGRTHLQHAQPVLLAHHLLAHAWPLVRDLERLRDWAGRASVSPYGAGALAGSSLGLDPAAIAAELGFDRPADNSIDATAARDVVAEFAFVLAQIGIDVSRLSEEVILWNTKEFGFVRLHDAFSTGSSIMPQKKNPDIAELARGKSGRLIGNLTGLLATLKGLPLAYNRDLQEDKEPVFDSVATLEVLLPAFTGMIATLTFDTDRMAELAPQGFSLATDVAEWLVRQGVPFRDAHEVSGALVRYCEERSIELDEPTDDEYRSVSEHLTPDVRSVLTIEGSVASRSGVGGTAPDRVAEQLASVTRRVRDLAEGAPFSR
- a CDS encoding argininosuccinate synthase; this translates as MADRVVLAYSGGLDTSVGIGWLRDATGKDVVALVVDVGQGGEDLGAVRQRALDCGAVESLVVDAKDEFADEYIVPALRANALYQKRYPLVSALSRPLIAKHLALTAKQLGADSVAHGSTGKGNDQVRFESAVAAIAPDLRTVAPVRDRALTRDRAIAYAQEHRLPIQHSEREPWSVDQNVWGRAVETGLLEDPWNAPAADLYATTQDPALPQQADEVTITFDRGVPVALDGQRFSVLRMVQELNAVAGKHGVGRIDVVEDRVVGIKSREVYEAPAAIALIAAHEELESLTLERDVARFKRGVESEWADLVYDGLWFGGLKRSLDAFVEHTQQHVSGDVRLRLQGGRATVTGRRSEQSLYDFDLATSDTGDAFDQSVSRGFIELWSLPSKISARRDAAN
- the argF gene encoding ornithine carbamoyltransferase, whose amino-acid sequence is MTRHFLRDDDLSQAEQSAILDIADRMKADRWAEKPLAGPQSVAVIFDKSSTRTRVSFHVGISDLGGSPLIISTANSQLGGKETPSDTARVLERMVSAIVWRTYGQAGLEEMAAGTTVPVVNALSDDFHPCQLLADLLTIREHRGALAGQTVAFIGDGASNMAQSYLLAGATAGMHVRVAAPAEFSPSAQVVTDAEERAAVTGGSVLVVTDPVAAVAGADVVVTDTWVSMGKESEKQSRLDTFAGYRVDDALMAHAADDAVFMHCLPADRGFEVTADVIDGPRSIIWDEAENRLHAQKALLAWLLAND